From Bacteroidales bacterium, a single genomic window includes:
- a CDS encoding 4Fe-4S dicluster domain-containing protein, with the protein MTPKESSRRDFLKKLAIGGGGVVVLSKYHFLFGNEATNGILKAIVVDFDKCTGCRTCETVCSAFHHPVEINGEILNGLGNPKLGNIQVYHYNPDVDIPSVCANCPDTPCVNACPVNADPNASIKPIYRDEVTQAIRTNHDVCLGCGSCADACETERTGIIKMNPITQHPEHICDHCGGDDPQCVKNCPYGALSFREVDINRAYFGLSPEEIAEELFERYYSGEEVING; encoded by the coding sequence ATGACACCAAAAGAAAGCAGTAGAAGAGATTTTCTGAAAAAGCTAGCCATAGGTGGTGGAGGCGTTGTTGTTTTGAGCAAATATCATTTCCTGTTTGGGAATGAAGCCACAAACGGGATTCTTAAAGCCATCGTTGTTGATTTTGATAAATGTACAGGTTGTCGCACCTGCGAAACCGTTTGTTCCGCTTTTCATCATCCTGTAGAAATTAATGGAGAAATTCTCAACGGATTGGGAAATCCGAAATTGGGCAATATTCAAGTTTATCATTACAATCCTGATGTAGATATTCCCAGCGTTTGTGCCAACTGTCCGGATACACCTTGCGTAAATGCTTGTCCGGTAAATGCCGATCCAAATGCAAGTATAAAACCTATCTATCGCGATGAAGTAACGCAAGCCATTCGTACCAATCACGATGTTTGTCTTGGGTGTGGCTCTTGTGCTGATGCCTGCGAAACAGAGCGAACAGGAATAATTAAAATGAATCCTATAACACAACATCCTGAGCATATCTGCGATCATTGCGGTGGAGACGATCCTCAATGTGTTAAAAACTGTCCTTATGGTGCTTTATCTTTTAGAGAAGTAGATATAAATAGAGCTTATTTTGGACTTTCGCCTGAAGAAATTGCAGAAGAATTATTTGAACGTTATTATTCGGGAGAGGAGGTAATTAATGGATAA